One Streptosporangium becharense genomic window, CCGTCCGGGGATCATCGACCGCGTCGCCGCGTACGCGGACAGGCCCGCCAGCGGCACGCAGCCGAGTAGCAGCAACGAGACCGCGAGCCAGGTCTTGCCGAACAGCAGGCCGGCCAGGACCGCCAGCACCGCGACGTACGGCGGTGCCCACGCGTCGCTGCCCAGACCGGTCTGGTGGTACTCCTCGCGGTAGAGATCCCACAGGTCGGAGGCCCCGCCGATCACCGGGACGAGCGCTCCGCCGCCCAGCCTGGCGCCGCCGAACAGGGACCGCTCGGCGGCCAGCGTCACCAGGGTCAGCGCCAGGAAGAGCAGGACGCCCGGGTTCGTGAAGACGCGTTGCGTCACCCCGACGTCGGTGAGCAGTTCCTCGCCGTCCTCCTGCCGGGCGGCCACGGCGTGGTGGCGTCCGGCGGACTCCACGAAACCGGTCCCGGCCAGGTAGCTCCGCACCCGGTCGGCGAGCCGCCGCCAGCCGGCACCCGGCGGGGTCAGCAGGCGGCGGACCGTGCCGTACGACTGCTCGCGGCCCGCGGCGCGGGCCCGCCGGGCCCTGAGCATCCGGGCCGGATGGCCGAACACCGAGCCGAAGGCGAGGAACTCGTCCAGCGCGGCCGCGGGCTGCTTCGCCGCGAGGAACAGCGCCGTACGCAGGAGCGAGCCGACCATGTTGCGGATCAGCGCCAGCAGCAGCGGCCGGAACGGCAGGTTCGCCATGACGACGAACATGGCGTTGCGGCGGTCGAGGCGGCGGGGATGGTCACCGCTCACGGTGATGCGGCGCCGGCGCCGGGCCGCGGCCTCGGCGTGCCACGCGACCGCCCGGGTGACGTTCAGCACCCGGTATCCGGCCGACCTGACCCGCCAGCACAGGTCGAGGTCGTCCCGGAAGAGCGGCAGGGCGGGGTCGAGGCCGCCGACCTCCTCCCAGACGTCCCTGCGGATCAGCATGCCCGCGGTGGAGACCGAGAGCACGTCCCTGACACCGTCGTACTGGCCCTGGTCGTACTCGCGGGCCTCCAGGCCGGTGTCCCTGCGGCCGGTGCGGTCGACGGTGACGCCCACCTCCAGCAGCAGGCGCCGGTCCAGCCAGTCGCGGAGCTTCGGGCCGAGGACCGCCGCCTTCGGGTCCTGGTCCGCGGCCCGGAGCAGGGTCTGCAGGGCGTGGGAGTCGGGAGCGCAGTCGTCGTGCAGCAGCCAGATCCACTCCTGCCCGTCATCGGGCCCGAGCCGGTCGAGAACCTCGGCCACGGCCTCGCCGAAACCGGTCGAACGCGGAAGCGACAGAACGGCCCGGGGGCCGAAGGCACCGGCCAGCAGCGCGGCGCTGCCGTCCCTGCTGCCGTTGTCCACCCCGACGATCCGATCCGCCGGGCGGGTCTGCCGGAGCAGGGCTTCGAGCGTCTCTCCCAGCCACCGGGAGCCGTCGTGGGACACGACGATCGCGGTGACGGTGTGGTGGGGGTGCGGGGGGTCGGTGATGGACATACATCCCGGGGTTCAGGAGGCGGGGACGATCGGCACGGCACCGATATGCAGCCTATGTCTGATCATGGGGGTCTGACTATGTCTTACACCTGGTTACCCGCACGAAAAAGGGGTCACGTGACCTCAGTCACGTGACCCCTGGACATATTCATCAGGCGTCCCCCACCGGGACGCTGTCAACTCCCTGTCAGAACCGGTCGAGCCGCCTGGGCACCAGGCGTTCAGACCGCCTCCCGCTTGATCCGTCGGCGTTCCCGCTCGGACAGCCCACCCCAGATGCCGAACCGCTCATCATGCTCCAGTGCGTACTCAAGACACTCGGCACGCACCTCACAGGAACGGCAGACCTTCTTGGCCTCCCTGGTCGAGCCGCCCTTCTCCGGGAAGAACGCCTCAGGATCGGTCTGCGCGCACAGAGCGCGCTCCTGCCAACCAAGCTGCTCTTCAGCGATGCTGTCTTGTGCGATGACCAGGTCGGCCACTGCACACCTCCCTGCCGCACGCCCGCAAATGGAGCCCCCCTATGAACGCCTCCCCCTTACCCACCCAGAGAAAGACGTAACAACACGTGTGTAATTACACGCGCGTGTCCGGTGTGGCGTCAAGCGGCATGCCGGTATCCGGGGAAAGACCCGCTCTCCCCGGTTGTGGGTCGTGTGCCTGCCACGACGGCAATTGCACCAGGCGATCGCGGCGACCGCCAGGGACTCAGCGCTCTTGACGGTCGGAACCGTACCAGGACATGTTCTGATCCTGACCGGGGCCCGTCCTCTCTCTATCCGGGGTTTCCCCGTCCGTGACCTGACCTGGGAGTTGTTCGGGCTTGTAGATCGCCGTGGGGTCGATGGGCTGCGAGTCCCACGACGCGGCGGACGGCGCGGCGGCGCCCAGCGGGTCGGCCCGGTAGGCGTCCGGGTCGAAGCGGACCGTCGCCTCACTCTGCGCGTCCCACTGCGGGCCGCCCTGCTGGTACGGCTGTGCCTGCGAGGTCTGGGGGTGACCGAACGGCGCATCGGGGGCCTGCTGGTGGCCGAACGGGACGTCGTAGGAGGAGTTCTGCTGCCCGGAGCCGTAGTCGGGAACGCGCAGGTTCGGCGCGGTGCCCTGGTTCTGCTGCTGGTAGCTCTCCGCCTGCTGGTACGCCTGGGCCATCTGCTGGGTCCGCGGGTCGATCGGGTCGGGCGCCGGGTAGTGCGGACCCGGCTCGTCGACCCGGCCGAACTCCGTCCCGGAGTAACCGGTGAACGGCTGGCCGTAGTTCTCCGGCGGCTGCGGGAAGGGCTGCGCGGGCCGGTCGTCGAACGGCGTGCTCCGGTGGCCGCCAGTGCCCGCGAGGGGGGCGGACGCCTGCTGCTCGGCGGGTACGCCGTAGCCGGACTGACCATACGCGGGAGCCTGGGCCTGCGATTCGGACTGACCGTAGCCGGGCGCCTGCTCCGGCGACTGACCGTACGGTTGGCCCTGCGGCTGACCGTACGACTCCGGCTGACCGGACTGACCGTACGACTGACCCTGCGACTCGGGCTGGCCGTACGACTCCGGCTGGCCGGGCTGGCCGTAGGTGGAAGCCTGCGGCCCGGGACTGCGACCATAGGACGGCTGCCCCTCGGACTGCCCGTACCCACCGTGTCCGGAATCGGAAAGCTGCCCGTAGTCCGGCAGCCGCGGCTCAGTCTGCCCGTAACCCGGCACCTGCGGCTCCGCCTGCCCGTAACCGGGAAGGCGAGGCTCGGTCTGCCCGTAGTCGGAGGACTGATCACCCCGCTGCTCCGCGGGTGCGCCGTAGCCGGACTGGCCGTAGGCGGGAGCCTGGGCCTGCGACTCGGACTGACCGTAGACAGGAGCCTGCGACTCAAGCCCGTGATTGTAGGACTGCTGCCCGTCCGCGTGCCGTCCACCCGAAGCGGATACCGGCGAGTCCGCCTGCTGCCCGGTCGGGGCGGCGTCGGAGTACTGACCGTACCCGGGGAGCGAGGGGTTGGAGTGCTGCCCGTATCCGGAGTCGTGCGTGCCGGGCTGCCCGTAACCGGGAAGCTGCTCGCCCCGCTGCTCCGCGGGTGCGCCGTGGACGGACTGACCGTAGGCGGGAGCCTGGGCCTGCGACTCGAACTGACCGTAGCCGGGCGCCTGCTCCGGCGGCTGACCGTACGACTCGGGCTGACCCGACTGACCGGACTGGCCGTACGCAGGAGCCTGCGGTCCAGACTGGCCGGGCTGGCCGTAGGCGGAAGCCTGCGACTCGGGACCGCGACCATAGGACGGCTGCCCCTCGGACTGCCCGTACCCACCGTGCCCGAAATCGGAAAGCTGCCCGTAGTCCGGCAACCGCGGCTCAGTCTGCCCGTAACCCGGCACCTGCGGCTCCGCCTGCCCATAACCGGGAAGGCGGAGTTCGGCCCGCTCGGCGGGAGCCCCGTGGGCGGGGGAGTTGTAGGCGGTCGGCGTGGGGGGCTGAACGTCCGCCGCGACGTACGGGTTGGGGGTGTAGGGCTCGGCAGGTACCGGGGCGGGAACGGGCGCCATGGGCTGCGCCTGCGGGGCCGGCTGCCACTGGGGCTGCGACGAGTTCTGCTGCGAGCCAAGCTGGGGGGAACCCTGCTGGGGCGAGCCATGCTGGGGGGCCGGCGCGTAGGAGCCGGTCTGGACCCCGTACGGCTGGGGGTCGGCCGCCGAGACGTGCGAGGGGGTCTGGGGGCGGACGTCACCTGCCGAGGGGGCACCCGTCTGCCGGGGCTGCCCCTCGGAGTCACCGTGGGAACCCTGCGCGTGCTCGGGCGCGGGCGGGAGGGCCGGCAGGTTCCGCGGGCCGTGCGGGGCGTCCTGCGCGCTCTGCCCGCGGGCGGCCCGGTCCCGCGAGGGGTCCTGACCGGCGAAGTCCTGGCCCTGCGGATGGGGCTGACCGCCGAAACCCCGGTCCTGCGGCTGGTTCCGGTCGTGCTCGAAGGCGCCCGGGCCGGTGTGCCGATCCTGGTTCTCGAAGCGGCCGAAACCGTCCGCGGCGCGGGATTCACCGGCCGGGACCGCCCGGGGGAGCAGGTAGAGCAGGGCGATCGCCGCCAGCGCCAGGCCGGGAAGGTGGAGGAGCAGGAGCTCGATCTTCCCGAGGAAGCCCGCCGCACCGCCGAACAGTCCGCCGACCAGTCCGACCAGGCCGAACAGCAGCGAGAGCCCGAGTGTGCCCGCCGCCACCAGGGCCATCAGCCGGAGGCGTTCGATCACCGGCCCGAGGTGGGTGGCCAGCAGCACGGCGCCGACGAGCAGTGCCGCGACGACGGGAGAGGTGAACTGGTCCAGGTAGAGAACCGCGCGCACGGCGAAGGACGAACCGCCGAACAGCAGCCGCTCGACGCCGACGAGAACGCTCGCGGACGCGGCGGCGACCATGAGCCACGCCGCCGGCTCTCGGAGCCGGCTCGCCTCGACCTTGATCACAACTACCCCCATAGGGTCTTTGGGTAAACCCGGGCCAGTTTTGCACATGGCTGACTTTGGTGTCGGTAGTCCCGGGAAGCCCATCAACACCATAAGCACACCATTGGACCCTATTAACCCACATTTCGGACAGTGCATCAGGTGATCACGCCAGCACCCGGCGATATAACGATCATGAAAAGACTGTCCCTTCCCCGTCTCCTCCCGGCGTTGCGGCCCCTCTCCACGGCCCCTCCCCGGCCCTTCTCCACGGCCCCCCGGCCCCTCTCCACGGCCCCTCCCCCCGGCCCTCTCCACGCCCCCTCCCCCCGGCCCCGCCGGAACACGCACCGGCCGGGTGAAAGACTGGGCGGCATGCGCATCGTGTCCCTCGCCGGCGGAATCGGCGGCGCCCGTTTCCTGCGCGGCCTCCGCACCGCCGCCCCCGACTCGGAGATCACCGTCATCGGCAACACCGGTGACGACATCAGCCTCTACGGACTGCGGGTCTGCCCCGACCTCGACACCGTGATGTACACGCTGGGCGGCGGCATCAACGAGGAGCAGGGCTGGGGACGGCGCGAGGAGTCGCACGTCGTCAAGGAGGAACTCGCCGCCTACGGCGTCGAGCCGCAGTGGTTCGGCCTCGGCGACCGCGACTTCGCCACCCACATCGTGCGCACCCAGATGCTCGACGCCGGATATCCCCTGTCGGCGGTCACCGAGGCGCTGTGTGCGCGCTGGCAACCGGGTGTCCGGCTGATCCCGATGACCGACGACCGGGCCGAGACCCACGTGGTCGTCTCCGACGAGCGGGGACGCCGCGCCATCCACTTCCAGGAGTGGTGGGTACGGCTGCGCGCCTCCGTCCCGGCCGAACAGATCATCCTGGTCGGCGCCGACCAGGCGGCCCCCGCCCCGGGAGTGCTGGAGGCCGTCGCCGCCGCCGACGCGGTGATCCTGCCGCCGTCCAACCCGGTCGTCAGCATCGGCACGATCCTGCAGATCAAGGGCATCCGCGAGGCCCTGGAGTCCAAGACCGTCGTCGGCGTCTCCCCCATCATCGGCGGCGCCCCGGTCCGCGGCATGGCCGACGCCTGCCTGACCGCGATCGGCGTGGAGACCACCGCCCAGGCCGTCCTGGAGCTGTACGGCACGCCGCTGGTGAACGGCTGGCTGGTCGCGGAGGAGGACGCCGGGGTCGCCCTGGACGGCGTCGAGGTCCAGGCCCGCCCGCTGATCATGCACGACGTACCGGCCGCCGCCGACATCGCGCGCGCCGCCCTGGACCTGGCCGCGCGGCTGGCGGGCGGCGCCGGGGTCCCGGCGTCCCCGGACGCGCAGCGGGAAGCCGCGGGGACCGGGACAGAACGGGAAGCCGCGGGGACCGGGACGGAGGACGCCCGATGAGCCGGATCAGACGCAGGCGGGAGGACTCCGCCGACACCAGGCTGGAGATCTTCGCCGTTCCCGGCCTCCCCGAGGTACGTGAGGGCGACGACGTCGGGGAGCTGATCGCCGCGGCCCGGCCCGGCCTGCGCGACGGGGACGTCCTCGTGGTCACCTCGAAGATCGTGAGCAAGGCGGAGGGACGGACCCGCCACGGGATCGGCCGGGCCGAGGCCGTCGCCGCCGAGACCAGGCGGGTGGTCGCCCGGCGCGGCGAGACGGTGATCGCCGAAACCGCGCACGGCTTCGTCATGGCCGCCGCCGGGGTGGACGCGTCCAACACGCCACCCGGAACCGTCGTCCTGCTGCCCGTCGACCCGGACGCCTCCGCCGCGACCATCAGGGCCCGGATCAGGGAGCGGCTCGGCGTGTCGGTCGGCGTGGTCGTCTCCGACACCTTCGGCCGCCCGTGGCGCAACGGCCAGACGGACATGGCCGTCGGTGTGGCCGGGGTGGTCCCCGCACTCGACTACCGGGGCGTGTCCGACGACCACGGCAACCCGCTGGAGGTCACCCTCACCGCCGTCGCGGACGAACTCGCCGCGGCGGGCGACCTGGTGAAGGGAAAGGTGGCGCAGACCCCGGTCGCGGTGGTCAGGGGTCTGGCCGAGTACACCTCCGAGGAGGACGGGCCGGGCGTGCGCGACCTGGTCCGCCAGTCCGACGACGACATGTTCCGGTACGGCGCGCGCGACGTGGTCTTCGCCCGCCGGACCATCCGCGAGTTCTCGTCGCGGCCGGTGGACGGCGCCAGGGTCCGCCGGGCGGTCGACGCCGCCATCGCCGCACCCGCCCCGCATCACACGACCCCGTGGCGGTTCGTCCTGCTGGAGTCGGCCGGGGTCCGGGAGAAGCTGCTCGACGCCATGCGCGAGGCGTGGATCGCCGACCTGCGGGGCGACGGCTTCTCCGCGGAGTCGATCGCCCGGCGGGTCAGGCGCGGCGACGTGCTCCGCGCCGCCCCGTACCTGGTGGTGCCCTGCCTGGTCATGGACGGCTCGCACACCTACCGCGACGAGCGGCGCAACACCGCCGAGCGGGAGATGTTCGTGGTCGCCGCCGGCGCCGGGGTGCAGAACTTCCTCGTCCAGCTCGCGGTGGAGGGGCTGGGCTCGGCCTGGGTGTCCTCCACGATGTTCTGCCGCGACGTGGTCCGCGAGGTCCTCGACCTGCCCCCGGACTGGGATCCCATGGGCGCCGTGGCCATCGGTCACCCGGCCGCCCCACCCCGCGACCGTGCCCCGCGGCGGGCCGCGGACTTCGTCGTCGTCCGTTAGTCCCCGGCGGTGTGACCGTCCGGGGAGCGGCCGGCGGCCCGGGTGGGACGAAGGTCACCGTCACCGGTGGCCTTCCGCCCTGATCTCGTGAGCGCGCGCGTGCGACGCTGGCGTCCGGAAGGACCCGCGGACGGAGACGGAACGAGAGGATCGGTGATGGCGAGGATCACCGGCAAGAAGCAGCTGCTCGACGAGGCCGCCGTCGAGTACGACCGGCTGGTCCGGCTGATGGACGGCTTCAGCGACGAGGAGAAGGCCACCCTGCCGGTCTGCGGCGAGTGGACGATCAAGGACCTGCTGGCCCACCTGTACGGCTGGCAGTGCCTCTACTTCGACTGGTGGGAGCAGGGCCTCGCGGGCGAGGCCGTTCACCTCCCCGCGGCGGGCTACAAGTGGAACGAGACACCCCGGCTCAACGACGAGCTGTACAGACGCTTCCGGGACGTCGACCTCGCCGAGATGCGTGCCCTGCTGACCGGCTCCCACCGGCGGATGCTCCAGCACATCGAGGCGCTCTCGGAGGACGAGCTGCTCAAGCCCGGGATGTTCCCCTGGACGGGGAGGAATCCCCTGGTCACCTACACCGCCCCGGCCTCGTGCAACCACTACCGGTGGGCACACCGGGAGATCAGGAAGGGCACCCGCCGCCCCGCGGAGACCGGGAGGCGGGAACAGCCCTGACGCGGGTGCGCGACGGCCCGCCCCGAGTACCACCGTGAACGGGATCGGCGGACGGACGCGGCCTGACGGGCCCTCGCCCCGGCGGGCCGGAGCCCGGAGGCGGCGTCCGCCGCTCCAGCACCATTCACCCGCAAACCGGCTCCAAGCGGCCCGCCGCAGAATGCGGCCATGACTTCCTCCCGCCGTGCCCGCCGTATCCGCCGTGGCAAACGGCGCGACGAGCGGCCCGGACCCGTCGATAAGGTCTCCGCGCGCGACTCCCGCAAGGAACCGCGGTGGAAGGAGATCCTGGTCATGCTCTTCACGCTGGGCCCGATGGTGGGCTGGATAGTCTCCTCCTCCATTGAGGTCATGCCCGACGCCGTGCTGGCGGCCGGCTGGTCCGGCACCGCCGGGACCATGACCGTCTCATGGTGCGAGGAGCCGGAGACCAGCAGGCACCGGCGGTACTGCGGGGGTGTCTTCGTCCATGCCGCCGACGGCCGGGCGGTCGAGACATCCGCCGACAACGCCTTCGACCCCGGCGACACCTACCCCGCCCAGCTCTCGCCGGACGGTGACCGTGCCGTCCTCCGCGGCGTCTGGTACGCGCTCGCCGCGCTCCCCACCCCCGCCTTCGGCCTGGCCATGGTGGGGCTGATGATGCTGTTCGGCGTGTTCATCGGCGACGGGGATTGGGGCACGCCGATGTGGTGGTCGCTCCTGGTGCTCGCCGGGATGACGTTCGCGGTGGGGGCGGTGGGACTGATCGTCGGTCTCGTCGCCGGGGAGGTGACGTGAGCGCCGGGCCGGGCGGGCACCGGCGCGAGCCGGGGGCTACGGCGTGATCCGGGAACCGCGGCGTGAGCGCCGGGCCGGGCATCACGGCACGACCGTACGGAGACCGGCGCCCCGGCGGTAGGTCAAGCCGGTCAGGCGGGTTCGCGGCAGGTGGGGTGGCACAGCCGGCGGGCCAGGGCGGACAGGAACACGTCGATGATCTCGCCGGGCTCCCGGGCGACGTGCAGGGAGCCGTTGGTGACGGAGGCCACCTGGGCGAGAGTGCCGCGGTCGAGGTCGGCGCCGAAGGCCAGGACGACGATCTGGACCGGCCGCTCGGCGTCCCACTCCTCACGGAGCCTGCGGACCAGTTCGGCGCCGGAGACGCCCTTGCCGTCGTCCTTGCCCGCCGTGATGACGAGCAGGGTGTTGTTCATCCTCCCGTCGTAGGCGTCGGTGACCTCGCGGAAACCGGCGAGGACGGAGTCGTACAAGGCGCTGGGTGCTCCAGGGTCGGCGCGCAGGGTCCGGGTCAGCTCCGTCAGCAGGCCGCGCCGGGTGACCTGGCCGCCGTCGGGTTCGACGATGGGCCCGATCCGCACCCGCTCGCGCTGGTCGTCGCCCTTGACGGAGGAGAACTCCCACATCCCCATGTGCGTGGAGTCGGGGAAGAGCCGCAGCCCGAGCCGGGCGGCTTCGAGCGCGACGGTGAACCTGGTCCTGCCCCGGTCACCCGCGATGGGCTCGGCCATGTGCTTCCCGGCGTCGGCCAGGACCAGGACGTTGGTGGGCGGGGCGAGCCTGCTCCACGCCTCCAGCGCCTCGTCGATCCTGGCGGGCAGGATGCTCGGGCGGGTGCTGGGCGGGGCGGTGGGGATCTCCGGACCCGGTGAGTACGGCTCCAGCGCGCCGTCCGCCGAGCGGAAGCCCGCCCGGCGTGCCGCCTCCTGGGTCTCCGGGGAGCGCAGCCACGCCTCGAAGGCCCGTGAGCCGCTCGCCCTGGCCCCGTCGGCTGCGGTGACCACGTAGGGGTAGTCGAGGTTGACGGTCCCCTCGCGGGGGTGGAGGGCGACCACCGGGTCGTCGGACGGCCGGCGGTTGTGCTCCCACACGGCCTGCTCGGGGACGATCACGACCGGGCGCTTCCAGAAGGAGCGGTCGTCGACGGCGGTGAGCATGCTGCGGTAGTCGGGCGCCGCGCCCGCCTGTGCCCAGCGGACGAAGGCGGTCAGCTCCCGGTCGGCCTCCGCTCCGGTGCCGACGACGTCCCGGGCCGCGGCCACGGTGGCGATTCCGGCACCCGCGAGCGAGGGGTCGGGGACGCGGACCACGTCTGGTTCGTCCTCGGTGGGGGTGATCCGCCCGCGCGTGGTCGGGGGGAAGACCATCCGCCAGTCCATGCCGGTCCCGCCCACCGCGAAGCGCCGGGCGAGGGACCTGCGGGTGGCGAAGACCAGGGGTGAGCTGGCCACGACGGTCTCGGTGCCGGCCAGGTCGGCGGCCTCCCGCTTGCGGGCGAGCCGGATCCAGGCCGAGGAGTCGGAGATCCAGCCGTCGGGGCGTCCGCCGGGCATCCCGGCGGCGTCGCCGATCAATGTGCGGAGCACGGTGGCCGGCGGCTGCTCCGTCACCTGGACCAGGACGCACCGGCCGTCGACGGCCGTCCCGCTCCGGTTGAACCGCTCCGCCGCCTCCATGGCCGTGGGGGCGATGTCGACGGCGGCGGCGACGCCGACCAGGACCGGATCGCGGTCCGAGCACGAGCCCTGTGCCTGGCCGAACACCAGGACGGCGCCGCCGGCGATCACGGTCGCGACCGCGATCGCCGTCAGCGACAGGTTCAGACGGATCCGGCGCCGGCGTGTCTGCACGTCGGCGCCCACACGGTGTCGACCAGAGGGCACGCGCGGGACCTCTCGCTTCGGGGGGAGGAGCGGTCCTCCCTACGAACCTCGGGTGTGACGCACACAAATATAGAACCTGTTATAGCCTCACTGCGGCTCAAGCGACAGTAGGGGACGCGAGGCGGACCGCACGCTCCGGCAGACGCCGTCGCTCGCCCGGGCCGCGGCCAGCCGATCGGCGTCCGGGACGCCGTAGGAGGTGGTCCGCTGCCGGACCGGTCGCCCGGTGGGCGCCACCATGGCCTCGAGCTCGCCGATCGTCTTGAAGGAGCCGTTCTCCGACCCCGCCATCCGGCTGATCGTCTCCTCCATGAGCGTGCCGCCGAGGTCGTTCACCCCGCCCCGGAGCACCTCACGGCACAGGCCGTCCTGGAGCTTCACCCAGGAACACTGGATGTTGGGGACGGCGCCGTGCAACAGGATCCTGGCCAGGGCGTGTACGGCCCGGTTCTCCCGGGCGGTGGGTCCCGGCCGGGCGATGCCCGCCAGGTAGATGGGTGCGCTGTGGTGGACGAACGGCAGCAGCACGAACTCGGAGAAGCCGCCGGTCTCCTCCTGGATGCGGCGGATCAGCCGGATGTGCCGCACCCAGTGCCCGTGCTCGTCGACGTGGCCGTACATCATCGTGGAGGTCGTGGGGATGCCCACCCGGTGCGCGGTGGTGATGACCTCGACCCACTCCGCGGCGGGCAGCTTGCCCTTGGTCAGCACCCAGCGGACGTCGTCGTCGAGGATCTCGGCCGCGGTGCCGGGCAGCGAGTCGACGCCCGCCTCCCTGGCGGCGAGCAGCCAGTCCTCGATCGACAGGTTGGTGCGGCTGGCGCCGTTGACGACCTCCATCGGGGAGAACGCGTGGACGTGCATCTGCGGCACCCGGGCCTTGACCGCGCGGGCGATGTCGAAGTACGCGGTGCCCGGCATGTCGGGGTGGATGCCGCCCTGCATGCAGACCTCGGTCGCCCCGGCCTGCCAGCCCTCCCAGGCGCGGTCGGCGACCTGCTCCAGGGAGAGGGTGTAGGCGTCGGCGTCGGTGCGGCGCTGCGCGAAGGCGCAGAAACGGCAGCCGGTGTAGCAGACGTTGGTGAAGTTGATGTTGCGGTTCACCACGTAGGTGACGTCGTCCCCGACCGCCTCCCGGCGCAGCCCGTCGGCGATGCGGCACAGCTCGTCCAGGGCGGCGTCGTCGGCGCCGGTCCCGTTCTGGTCACCGGCCAGGTCCAGCAGGGTCAGCGCCGCCTCGTCGCTCAGCCCGGCGGGGTCGCGCTCCGCCTGCCGCAAAGCCTCGCGCACGTCGCCGCGGACGGCCGCCGGGGAGGCGGCGGGCAGCCTCTCTCTGAGCGCCTCCCAGTCTCCGTAGACGTGGTCGAAGTCGTCGCGGCGGTCGGCGCTGCGTCCCTCCGTGTCGACGGCCGTGTGCAGGTCGGTACGGCCCAGGGCGGCGAAGCCGCCGTCCGGCTCCTGCCAGGGAAGGCCGGCCGGGATCGCGTCCTCGCGGGCGAGCCCGGTCTCCGGGTCGGCGAGGGCGGCCACGTGCGCGGTGATCCTGGGGTCCAGCCAGGGCTCCCCGGCCAGCACGTACTCGGGGTAGACCGTCAGCCGCTCGCGCAGGGTGAACCCGGCGGCGGCCGTGCGGGCGGCCAGGTCGTCGATCTGCGGCCAGGGGCGCTCGGGATTGACGTGGTCGGGGGTCAGCGGCGAGACGCCGCCCCAGTCGTCGATGCCCGCCCTGATCATCAG contains:
- a CDS encoding bifunctional FO biosynthesis protein CofGH, translated to MSANPTDNAMRRALARARDGKALDPAEATVLLHARDGHLEDLLAHAGRVRDAGLAAVGRQGIITYSRKVFIPLTRLCRDRCGYCTFATAPHKLDALFLGPDEVLEIARRGAAMGCKEALFTLGDRPEDRWHQAREWLDAHGYDDTLSYVRAMAIRVLEETGLLPHLNPGVMTWRDLQRLKPVAPSMGMMLETTSRRLFEEKGQAHYGSPDKDPAVRLRVLEDAGRTNVPFTSGILIGIGETVGERAESLFALRGVAREYGGIQEVIVQNFRAKPDTAMRGMPDADLQELAATIAVARLVLGPRTRLQAPPNLVDSEYELMIRAGIDDWGGVSPLTPDHVNPERPWPQIDDLAARTAAAGFTLRERLTVYPEYVLAGEPWLDPRITAHVAALADPETGLAREDAIPAGLPWQEPDGGFAALGRTDLHTAVDTEGRSADRRDDFDHVYGDWEALRERLPAASPAAVRGDVREALRQAERDPAGLSDEAALTLLDLAGDQNGTGADDAALDELCRIADGLRREAVGDDVTYVVNRNINFTNVCYTGCRFCAFAQRRTDADAYTLSLEQVADRAWEGWQAGATEVCMQGGIHPDMPGTAYFDIARAVKARVPQMHVHAFSPMEVVNGASRTNLSIEDWLLAAREAGVDSLPGTAAEILDDDVRWVLTKGKLPAAEWVEVITTAHRVGIPTTSTMMYGHVDEHGHWVRHIRLIRRIQEETGGFSEFVLLPFVHHSAPIYLAGIARPGPTARENRAVHALARILLHGAVPNIQCSWVKLQDGLCREVLRGGVNDLGGTLMEETISRMAGSENGSFKTIGELEAMVAPTGRPVRQRTTSYGVPDADRLAAARASDGVCRSVRSASRPLLSLEPQ